TCTAGCTGAGCGGTTTTCTGTTGGGTGCGTACAAAATCACGCGAGACTATAAACGGACATTTAACAACTTTCTGTTGCGCTGACTTCACAAATACAGTTTTGACTGGTCACTGTGATGAacaattaaaggggtcatcaacTGAGAAACCCAAATTCCCCTGATCTTTGTACATATAAAAgatcattgtactataaaaataacatcctgtaagtttcagaactcaaaacttttttttcagtattatagTAGGACTGCACGATAAATCATGATAAATCACAATGATATCCCAATCACTACTGGGCtggtgttgggcgatatggtcatttttcaaatggTCATAtcgtcagcacgtgagatcgacgatacacgatattatcattcatgggtggagcaagagagagactctttgttcctGTCATaacataactatttggtgttttaaaccgtgcaggtgcgagagagagagagcctatggaatcaccaataatctaaaaaaatactttcaaacatactgataaactaactagctgggcagtttgatagccgaattatattaggccgcctaataaaaataataacagctattgtcattataatttaatacattaatatgagAATAAGTCTAATATGGtcttgactatcgacagagaCATCTGCTATCGTCGATACCTCTGACTATCATCTATACACGATACTATCATCTATCAGCACAACTCTATACTGGGCAGAAGCTGCGATAGTAATACGCATCTTGTCAGTGAAGCATGGTTGTGTGATCAGCAGTTAATCTCCATCTGAAGGCCAGAGAATCTACAaacaactgttagccaatcacagcagggGGCGTCTTCTTCCAAGTCTACAATCCTTCACGTCTTATCAATAGGGATGTAAGGATATACTGGTACACGTGAGTATCGTAATATTTAGTTTGATgatactgtatcgattctcaaaaatgGAATATCGAAATTTATCTATTCTACTATTCTAACACAGCATTCTGATTAGGGGgtcaggacagaaaatagcctgttacttctaaatttaaaatgtaaaaatcatgataacattataagtggacctcagttcatgacccctttaacaaacaaatgattattttggaaaAGTCATGGGCTAACATAACTGATGACAGGAAACAAAATATGCTGGATGGGATCAAGAGGGACATTCCCTAATTGTATTTCCCAAAGTGTACGAGCAGCCAGACCATGCCTCCGACACACACCTCTGAGCATGTGGAATCAGTGGAAATCCAAGAAAGAATCAGCTAGAACCATTGGGTTCAGTCACTAGCTGAACGTGCTGGagtgattcaggagtgaagtgacTGACTGAGTTAACTGCAAGAAGGGAACAGGAGGTGTGCTGATACTCACTGCTGCTGTGGTGGGTGAGATTGTCCTCCAGCGAATTGGATCCAGAGCCGATGGACGAGCTGTCCTGACTGTCTGGCTGCGGCAGCATCAGGAACCCTTCGCTGGACTCTGAGCGGGAGGGTGTCTGCGTGAGAGAGCGCATGCGCTCACGACTCTTTGGCTTGATGAGCTTCCTCATCTTTAGCGCGATCCAGTTGCCCCTCCTGCAGAAACAGCAACTCTTATCATGTGACCTATGTCCTGTAAAGCATCTCGTGCAATCATTCGAAACCCCAAAACACTGCAACACATCAGGAGATTGAAATGCTCAAAGACATTGCAGATCTGAGGTTTTAAACTCTATGGAATAACTTGAGGCTGTATTGTTCCTGTGGTTCTCTGAGCGAGGCATCTGCACTCATCCACAATGACACCTTCAGGTTAATGGGCAGTATATCAtttttggaataattttttaatgatttatttttgccattttattgtcTTGGGGGGGCGATATGGCTTCAAAATATATCACGGTTATTTTTGGTATTTAATGCTATAACGATATCAATAATTATTCAGTGATTCTTATGCATCCATGAAGATGTTTCTTTAGAGAAAATATGTTTCTCTAGATAAAAGTATTATCTTTTCTATTTTTACCCAGGTGTTGTGAGGATTACCAAGTACACACATAATGTAATGACTGTTTCATAGTGGAAGCCGGAGGGCACCCTTATGCATTGCATAAGtaattgcaatgaaaaaaaacagGAAATCTCTAATATGGACAAAGGTATATAGCTATCTTCGGACATCCCGAGTTCAAGCAGGGACTCAAGTTTCGGATGTCCAAAGTGCAACAGCGCTGTAAGCTGGCGCACTGCCCACAAGGCCATTGGTCTAAACATGACCAGTCTATTAAATCAGTGGTTCAAAACCCTGTTCCTGGAGCCCCCAACACAGCACATTTTGCAGGTTTCCTTTGTCTTACacatttcaggtcttggagtctctactaatgagctgataacATGAATTGGGTGTTTTTGATTAAGGAGATATgctaaatgtgcagtgttgggggctCCAGGAGCATAGCTGGGAAGCACTGCATTAGCAAGCTCCACCCCTTCCCTACATATTCCACTGCATGGACACAGGTTCACATTCATAATTAGAACCTCTGAGCAGATGAAGATGTAATCGATCACCCCAAGACAACCAGGGCTGAAGTCTAGTCATAACCTCAACTTATCTGGGACAAACACAGTGTCCACTTGTTCAGTCGCCTTGCAACTATTCAGCATTAAGGACACCTGGAATTTCTCTAAGATTTCCCTCCAACATTACATAGGCAAAAGATAACCTCATAGCATTGAGCCAAAACTCATAAGCTTGTGGAGAGAAGCCCAGTTTGCTGCTTCCCATATGTCCTCAACATAGATAGTACTTTCTCTAGCAGAATGAGTTCTCAGCCCTCCTGGCAGAAATAGGCCTTTAACTGAATTAGCTAACCTTATGGTATCTGTTATTCAAGAGGTCTTTGTCCATGCTCCTGGAGACCCACTCTCCTGCAAAGTTTATTTCCAACCTGCTACAACGTATCTGCCTGTATTTTCCAATGGATCCTTTGGACCTTGATTGTCTAGTTCAGgtgaaactctgcaggacagtggaccTCGAGGAGCAGGGTTGAAGTGTTAATCTATAAGACAGCTGTTGCCCTTTTAATGCTGTTGCAAACAGAAAAAAGCTTCTCATCTGAAGCTTTGTGCCTGTCCCATCTAAACACACACTCAATGGCCTCAGCGGGAATAAACTGTTCCATCTGTTCTCCTCCACAGAACCGAATAGAGGAAAATGACACACAGGAATTTCTACTCTCAAACAACCTAATCCCAGTTTAATCACCTTAGGAAGAAATGTGGAATTTGGTAGGAAGACAAGCCTTGAGAAATTCTGCATGAATCTGAGGTGGTACTCAAGGTGCATTATCGTAGTGACGTGCCTCCAAGAACtcaatgcaatgcaagtgattTATACTTTCTGCATAAGGAAAGAAGACCAGTGCAGTCGCTGTGTAAATGATGAAATTCCCACAGGTGCATGGGTTGTCACTGAATGTACTACATCAATTTATAAAAGTGCATCTGCATAATGGCATTAGCAGTCTATATAAATGTTTAAGCACAACTGTTTATCCTGCACTTTCTGGAGTCCGTGTGCTGCAGGGAGGGCAAATCCCTCTTGATGATGAGTTTAGATGAAAGCTTCACTCTCCGAAGGTCATTATAGACCTAAGAGGTGTGCTGATGCTAATGGAGATGGTGCTTTCTATCTAAGAGAACATCCTTTAGACATCTGGgaccataaatgtattaatgtgcCATGCTGTGTATTAAGGATGTGCCAGGACTGTTCTGCAACAAACTGAGCTGTATTTTCCAAAAGTGCTGTGAGCCCAAGTAGATCGTAGAAACCATAGGCACCAACAGTCTTTATGAGGCACTTTGGCTTATGAAGCCTTTGGGAAACACATTAGTGAGGAAGACTAGTGAGCTTAATATCTTTTGAGTTGTACTTTTAATGGGAATGCAATTCTCAGTAGCCCTACTAAAGGCCTAATGTTTAGGATGAGCGAAGATGACCCACAGGCAGATGGAGAAAGTCCTAATATCCAGAGCTTGGAGACAAGCCTGGTGTAGATTACAGAGTTGAATGCTTAACCGTAACCAATTTACAGCAACCTAATATGTCTTGACATCATACAATTTAAGTGGGAGGGGATGGTGTGTTTCGGTGGCAGGCAAACTGGTGAATTGGGGAGTGAGGAGCAAATGTACTCTTTGGCTTGCCTCTCCAAGCATTTTAGAATTAAAGAGTTGGGTTTGAAGGGCAGTAGTTGCCCAGGCTGCatgctaaatatataaaaataccctGGAGGTAGTTGGTTGCTACCTGGTTAGCATTCCTGTAGTGAAGCCTAAACAGTAGAGCACTGTGCTAAGTCAAATTGTCAAGGTCACAGGTTCAGTTCTCATTGACACCATGAACCGAGaaatattaaatgcaatgcaatttgctatggataaaagcatcacttaaatgcataaatataaatgggATTCAAGAATCACCTGTGATGTCACTGGGTCACATTTGAGGGCAGTAATCccacaaaataaacaacatttggaTTCCTTGTACCTTCCACTTGCAAAGTTGTTCAAAAACCTAGTGGAAACCACTTTGGTGATTCCAAACAATATTACTCAGAGGAAACCAAATAACATTTGGACTGAACCTTTTACAGGCCACACTCAGAAGTTCCAACTATGAGGGGATGAGAGCAGTATGTTCTAGTTTCTTTCCCTTTGTGACAAGAATAGTGGACATTACTTGTTGTCTAATGAGCCAAGCAAATGTAATTGGGTTCAGTCACTAGCTGAATCAACCTGCTGCATCTGTCACATTGGTTGCACCAACTACGGGTGTAGTGTCAATTCCCAGAATTTCACAGGTTACTGACAGTGTCGGGGTAAATGAACCATCTTCAAGTTCACTTTGATTCCTAACGGGTTTAGATTCTTCATTCATTTCAGGAAAGCCAGAAAGGTCTGGCATGTTATGGGCATAGTGCAAAACTATCGCAAGACTATCGCCTCGAGTGACTAGCCATGACTAGAGCTACAGGCCAGGTATTGTCTAGTCTTAGCGCTGCTTGATGTCTAGCATTGTGGAGAGTGATATTCCCTGGCACAACAAGCCTTTCCCCGATCCCAGTTGTGTTATGGAAGAAATCGGCCTGCATATCTTGCTTTCATCCTTATCAGGGAGATCAAACAAAGCTGCAATAGGGAGTAAGAAGTGAGCTAGTTTCTACAGCAGTTTTGGCTGGAGACCACTCAAATGGTGTTTACAGACATCTTTCATAAAGATCTGTTCAACACTTCAGGTGAAAGTTTGCAGCAAAAAGCGCAGAGCAGACAGCGTGGCCTTAGCAATGGCAAACCATGGTGGCAGATAATGTGTGCATCTCTAGAGCTATCACATCTACGGACACCCATTCACAAAAACTGTGAAAAAACTGAAGAACTAAAGGGATTTGTTTTCGAAATGAAGATATGCTAATTCAGTATATATGGAAGAGGGGGGATACCAGTAACACTGGTGATGATGTGCAGTTTGAAAAGTGGGTATGTTATGTTGGTGCATGGGGTCTTGTATTATCTCTTCTTCTTGTCAATGCTGCTTTTAACTTTTAGGCTATAACTGTTTGAGATGATCCTCTCAATATATCACTTTCATATATGTAGCATTCTGTGTTGAATATAGCCAGTTTGGATGTGGTTTGTGCTCTAAGAGGCAGAGTGTTTGAGTAATGTGAATGATCCACTCCGTGCTGTCCTGTCTCTGTGTACTAGTGTGCTTACCTTCGTGGAGGTGACGGGTCATAAAATTTATACTGATCCATAATCTTCTCCTCaagtttctctttctgtctcctcaGTTCATTGAGTTTAtcactgtgtgtgagagagacagagagaagtaAGCTAGCATCAAAGTGTATCAGCACATAGGAGGTGATGCATGTTTACAGGTAAATAGTTTTAGAAGATTAGGTGTGTAGAAACATGGTGATGTCACACATGTATTGTCTCTGCTCGACGTGGAACAGGTCTTTGCTCTCCATGGTCTGCTCCAGCAGGGTCCGGTTCTGCAGCATGAGGGTCTGGATCTGATCCAGCAAATGCCGGTTCTCTTCCTCTAGGTTCCCCTTCAGCTGACTTAACAACTGCAGGACACATTACACACAAACACCGTTACCCTCCACATCTCTTTGCTTGCAAACAACTATTTAGCTCACCAGATTTATGAGTTTACATGTCCACATGAGAACTTCACATGCTGATGAGATTGGGATGTGTAGAGTCATACACGATTAGTGCCAGGTATAGAGAACGGTTCCATTTTAGAACCGGTTCCAAATCTCCAAGAACTGGGTATTCGATAAGATGTGTGCATTTTATTTCTAGAGTGATTCTGAACAGCAGGAAGGGACAGAACTCGTCTGATCTCAAACTGTTCACTGCTCCGAGCTAGACCTGACTTCTGTCACTTCTGTCACCAGCTTGCAGATAACTACATCAGTACATCCTCAAACACAGCAGGTCTGGTCTTTAGTGAACgtaacagatgagaaagaaaatgcTCTTAGatctgtgtgtgttctgcagaCTAATAAACACACTGTCTGTcgttaatgttaatcaaagaactaAAGAAAATCACTGATCTGGACTGAATATCTTTAATAACTTCACTCtaggttttatttataaaaagaaaacacaaatcaatttctgtacctgaaatttgTTTAGTCACATTTATTTCTACTATTGCTAATTGATGTGTTAGATCTATATTTGTCTAGTTGTTTTTGTTGTGGTATTAATGTTCTGCGGGCCCTGACCACAGTCCGTGTGAGGAGGTGAAGCTGTACCTCGCACTGGTTGGTGAGTTTGGTGGAGGTTATGTCCAGCTGCTGGTACTGTTCTTTGAGTTTGGAGAACTCTGCCTCCAGACGCGTCTGCTCCAGCCGAGCCGTGTTCAGCTGACTCTTGAGGCTCTTATGATCTGTCTGCAGGAGCTCGTTGTCCTTCAGGAGCTGCTGGTGTGTGGAGCTCAGCCTGCACACAGGAGAGACGCTGGTGAGAGAGCGTCCTCAGTCAACAGAGACGCTCCTGGTCCTGACACTCACGTGTGGTGCTCCTCGCTGAGCCTCTGGTACTGTGCGGCCGTGTCCTGATGACTCCTGCTGTCAGACATCATCTTCTCTCGCTCTGCTGTGAGCTCTCTCTCCAGCTGCTCCAGCTCGCTCTTCTGCTTCAGCAGCTGATtgtacctgcacacacacacacacacacacacacacgttcagaaACACAGGTGTGTCTGTGGAGTGACCGGTGACTGCTGGCTGTGTCAGGTCTGCACCTGTTCTCCAGACTGCGGTGCTGCAGCTCCAGGCTCTTGTGGCCGCTCTTCAGCTCTCCGTGTTTGCCGATCAGATCCTCGTACTCTAAAGCCTGTCTCTCGTGCAGCGCAGACAGCTTCTCGTGGTCGTGCAGCAGCAGATCGTAGACCGAGCGCAGCTCTTCCTTCTCTCGAATGGCCACGTCCCTCTCGCTCTCTGTGCCGGACTGCTGCGTCTGCAGCTGAGCATTCTGGGACATGAGAGCGGCGCTCTGAGAGTTCAGCGTCGAGTTCTCCACCTGCCAGAGCATCATAAACTTGTTTAGCTCAAAGTGCGCTTCTGGTAAATGAGCACACCGCATCGACTTAAGAGCTGCAGATCGTTTTGTGCAACTCCCAGGGGCCCGAAAGCTTTTACGACCAAACTCCTGTTACATTCACAAGGAGAAATATCCACCATACCCTTTCTGTAAAGATGCGTTCACACCAAAAGCTAGTTTAATTATTTGCTCGATTACATACAAAGTTAATGCAAAGATGAAAATTAGCGGAGGCGAAGTGAATGCCACAAACACGCTATATACGCCTCAAATACATCTTCTGTGAGTTCAGAAAACTAGCATGATGTGTTTTCACACAAGCCAATTAGTGAAGAGCTTACTGACATGTCTGGTTGTAGGACGGAAGCGTCTGAGTTTACGTGGTGAGAAGAAATCTCTAGCATTAATTCTGATCATACTTGTCTTGAGAAATGATGACCGCTTGACGTTCGTGGTAGGAGACGTCCCACTGCAGGACTGTACACCCAACCTTCAGAGGTCAAATCTGACCGCGACGGACATTAATCGGCTGTCTGTGAACATGTCAAACCAGCGATCAACGACTACAGATTGTAGCCTAGGATTACAGGAATCTTTTAGGATTTTCAAAATTTGTCTCAGACAACCAAATTGTGACCAGAATCGCACAGTGTAAGCCGGGCTATATAAGATGCAAATATTCGCTGTGTAAAGTGCACAGAGCATTACAGCAGTGTTGTGTGAGGAGTGTCTCTGACCTGTAGTTTGGCATTCTGTGTTTGTAGCGTGGTGTTGTTCTCCTGTAGGGACGCGGTCTGTCTCTGAAGAGCCAGGATCTGTGCCTGGAGATTCCCGCTCTGAGACTCCAGCTGCTTCAGCTGCGTCCGGAGAGCCTGCTTCTCTGCTTGGAGAGTGGCGTTCTGGACAAACATCAGCCATGTGAACCGTGTTGCTAACATAAAGATGTTCTGACAGCCATGAGCCAGTACTTACGTTCCTCTCCACCTCTATGAGTCGGTCTTTGAGCTTCAGAAGCTCTCGCGTGGCCTCCTGACTCTCCTTCTCCCATTTGCTCTGAGTGTCCTCCCGTCCTCTCGCAGGCGAGCTCTGAGCCGAACACTCCTCCTCCTGACGCTGACGCAGAGCCTCGTAGTTCTTCTTCACCTGCGGTGGACAAAACCAGGTTTAATAAACACACAATCTGCAGTCAAGCAGCCACACAAAGCCTGACGCCCGACCGTTTTGAGCTCGTGCCGCAGCTGCTGGTTGAGGTTGGAGGACTCCTGCAGTCGGGCTTCTAGAGCAGCGATCTTCTCCACTTTGATCTCCAGAGAGGACTTGAGAGTGGACTCCAGCTTACACTCCAGAAGCTTAAACCTGACACAGAAGAAACACAGCGTCACGCAGGTGACATGATGACTCCGGCATTCCTCTAAATCCATGTTGAGCACTAGTTACTGAAGTGATGTTACAGTATGAACATTTCTTATCACGATTACAGTGACCAAAATGATCACATTTATCAGTATCACAGTTAAAATGTTATTGTGGTATTGGCATAGTTAAAAGATGCTGGAAATGTTCAAAAAGTACGTACACGTTAATTATttcaagttttatatttaaaatgaacaaacaacacataaaattatcttttgtttgcataaacacTAAAACAATATCATTACCAATGATGTCTGGATTTTAATTGAAAGCATGACTGACAACAGTTTATCGAATAGCATAtaacaaatattcaaataaagctGGTTAAAATGGTTAAGCTTACATTTCAGCCTTTCAATGAAAGGGTTAAGTCAAAATGATAATTGATTAATCAATGATTGTATGTATTTTGTCTGCTCCATGAATCtccaaattatttaaatgtgtagaATCAACATAAGCTTGTTTTTCATCAAAATTCAGGTGTGTTGTCCAGACAGAAGCGGCACACAGACTGAGTGTAATGTACgtgtctgacagcaggtggcgctgatgGAGCAGCAGACTTACAGCTGTTTCCCGTAAAGAACACTAGTTTATTAGGTATTACATAGAgtgaagatgaaaacaaaatcatttctgaagacagtcagaatCTTCAGAGgtacaataatatattaattctgAAGTTCCCTCATGAAACCTCCCAGCTTTTCTGCCAAGTTTTCACACGAAACTACTCTGTGTGCTGTGACTGTTCCTGAAAACGGTATTTATTCAGTTGTTTAAATCACGGTAATCAAATatggttttaatgataattaaatctGAAATGGTAATGCTGACTGTGGGGAATTTTGTCATGATTTCTCTTTCCATCCCTAACTGCATGTGTGAATCACCTGTCATCAGAGCTCTCTTCATCACGCAGAAGCCCCTCTTTATCCAGGCCGATCTTCTCCAGCTCATGGGTCAGCTTCTCCAGGTCATTGTTAATCTGCTGGGTCTTTAATTTCTCATTGACAAGCTCCTGCATCAGGAAACATCACAGTAAGAGTCACGCAAGCAATCCACGGTCGAGCATGCATCAGCTAAACCGGTTTACCTCTCTCAGAGTGACCAGGGTCTTCTTGTCTATGGTTGCTTGTTTGACCAGTTCTTTATTGTCCTTCTCCAAGTCTTTGACGCGGCCACAAGTGTCTTTGAGAGCGGTGAGCTCCTTGCCCAGCGTGCGGTTCTCCTTCTCGAGGTGAGAGATACGCAGGTTGTCTTCATCGAGTCTGGAGTCTTTGATTTCAGCCTGCTGTCGCAGCCGCTTGTTCTCCTTCTCCAGCTGCTTCTGGTCTCTCTCCAGCTGGTTGTTCTCCTGCTCCAGGGCCGTGTTCTCCTGCGCCAGCTGCTCCAGACCTTTGCTGGAGATCTTCAGCTCCTCCAGGCTCTGCTGCAGGCTCTGGTTCTCCATCTCCGTGTCCTGCAGTTCTCCCTGCAGCTGCTGAATCTTGCGGCTGCCGCTCTCCAGGGCTTTCTGGAGCCGCTGGTTCTCTGCCTCCAGGCTTTGGTAACTGACTTCCAGACGCTCGTTTTTTTTGGACGAAGCCTTCAGGAGCTCGAGACTCTTCTTGAGCTGGGTTCTCTCGCTCTCCAGCTCTTTGTTCTCCAGCTCCAGCTGAGCAGCCTTTGCTCCGGTGGACCGTAAAGACTCCACCATGCGCCGGAGCGCCAGGTTTTCTTCATCCAGCTGAGTGTTCTCCTTCTCCAGCACCTCCAGCTGATAGGAAACGTTCCTCAGACCGTCCGCCGCTTTCTTCAGTTTCCTGCTCTCTGCTTCCAGCTCAGCGTTCTCCTTCTCCAGCACCTCCACCTTCCCACAGGTGATGGAGAGAGCAGCGAGACGCTTCTGCAGACTCTCCTTCTCTCGCTCCAGTCGATGGACCTCCATCTCCAGCTCCTCGGCTCTTTCTCCTTTCTCTTTATAGTGCTCCAGGTCTTTGCGAAGTTGTTTGCGCTCAAACTCCATCTTGTTGAGCTTGCTGCTGGTCTCTTTGATGGACTCGTGCAGGACGCGGTTTTCTTTCTCGATGTCTTTGACGCGAGCCTCGGCGCTGACCTGAGAGCGCTGTCTGAGAGAGGCGATGGTCTGGTTCAGATGATCATTCTCCTGCTCCAGACCCTTCACCTGCGTCACCACCACACACAGTGTGTCAGAGTTAAATAATCCTTTAACTCCTAGATCATTCATCTGATATACAGGAAAATCCAATCAGATCATGCTCGTCTTCCAGTCATGGAGTTCAAGATGATCAGCTAAACTGTTCTTGAATAAGTTGCTAATGAATTAGATGAAGAGTGTGCTGAAGCCTTGTTTTGTTGGATTCAGTGGGATGCTGAGTTAATCAATACCTAAATTTACCATCTCGGCCATACTGAGTTTTGTCATGCAatactgcattttattattgcattaaagCATCATTACAAAACTTGGTATGTGTCATCATCAGCACCACACCTCAAAGAAGGGCTGGGTTATGGCTTCAGatttaatcaattaattcaaATTGAATGTTTTgccatgagtttttttttctttctaaatcaaGTAATTAGAAATATTACCAAACATTAGAATTAGACAGTGTGACAGTatgataatgataacaataaagaGAAAAGACTGATAAAACTGTATGTCAGAGCACGTGATCAAGTTCTGTTAACTTGAGCGTAGGGTTTTTAGAATGCCATTTCACGCAGGAGACACAAGCTGAACATATAATATGTATAAGACAGGTTTGTACAAGATGTAATTATTGTAGTTGTACAAAAATGTTAAAGTGATTggtttaatattttcataatgtgtGGTGCACTTAACTAGAGGGTTAATAAAGGAAAAGTTACTTCAattatgttattacatttttacttgattagataaaaactgtaaaaatcaaGATCTAGTTTTTTggccatatcacccagccctactcaagaatctttttttctgtagaaaaCTGTTAAACTGAAAGTTCTAAAGTGTGCTTGGGAGTTTGGAGTATGGAGTAATGTTGAACCAATGGTTCCTCTGCAGGTAATCGTCAGCTTTTATGCTCTCTCTGTCGCTAACATGTAAAAGTCTTGCTTCAGTGTTGCTGTAAGCAGTTCACTAACCAGTATACTACATGACATCCTGTCTTAACAGCACACACAGAGGTGTGTCTCTACAGGAGAAAGCCTTGGGCACACACAGGTCAGTGGTTTAGTGCTAGATCGGCGTTGTTGGGGgctcatgtttgtgtttgtggtgGATTTATGACTGATTCACATGCATGCTGCAGCATGTCCGAGTATGtctcagcagtgtgtgtgtgtgtgtttgtgtgtgtgtgtgtgtgtgtgtgtgtttgtgtgtctgagtgtgtgtgtgtgtgtgtgtgtccagtgtgtgtgtgtgtgtgtgtgtgtgtgtttgtgtgtctgagtgtgtgtgtgtgtgtgtgtgtccagtgtgtgtgtgtgtttgtgtgtgtgtgtgtgtgtgtgtgtgtgcgtgtgtgtgtgtgtgtccagtgtgtgtgtgtgtgtgtgtttgtgtgtgtgtgtgtgtgtgtccagagtgtgtgtgtgtgtgtgtgtgtgtgtgtgtgtgtgagcacctgTCTGTCAGAGTTCTGCTGCAGTGTCTCCAGTGTTTTCTCCAGCTGTCCCTTCTCCTTCAGCAGATCTGTGCTCAGACTCTCAGCGCTGCGCAGACTCTCTCTGTCTGCGGTCAGCTCCGCCTGCAGCTGCTccagctgcacaaacacacacacgcttcatAAACTCATCACATCCTCATCAGCTGATCAGATGTGCCAGCGCTGACATATGCACACACTCATAATGAGCAATCAAACTCGTATGAGCGGCTAATGCTCTACAAGCAGCTTAACTGCACCCAAATCAGATTTAAACTCGGATTACTCGCTAATGAATATGATCCTGCATTTTAACCCATTCTGTTCAAACGGTTCTCCTTTCTTTGTGAGGAAGCTAAGTAAAGCCACACCAGAATAGACTCATTTACTTCCTGT
This window of the Carassius gibelio isolate Cgi1373 ecotype wild population from Czech Republic chromosome B13, carGib1.2-hapl.c, whole genome shotgun sequence genome carries:
- the LOC127970125 gene encoding girdin isoform X1, translated to MEQDAITPLLEDFLLSPLVCWVKTVSPLGSDGSPLSEFMTLVDGVYLNDIMTEINPKSSVQRAHRKVKNEPTLRIQNLSLLVQQIKSCYQETLQQLVVMSLPDVLVLGRTPLSEQGLEEMRKILLLLLGCAVQCNRKEEYIDRIQMLDFDTQAAIAAHIQEVTHNQENVFDLQCVEESESVPNDKDIVFRQLTFNLKRLVDERDQHAEMVVSLSLEREAGLLSLHTAPSPGESPSIRRTESVQHLSVELADAKARIRRLRQELEEKSEQLLDCRQELEHTESEVKRLQQENLQLLCDARSLRAYRDELDALREKAVRVDKLESEVTRYKEKLHDIEFYRTRVEELKEDYQVLLETKSMLEDQLESSRARSDKHHELEKENLQLKNKIHDMEMERDMDRKRMEELLEENLTLAVAQKQSMDESLHLGWELEQLSKTTPELSDVPQKSLGHEVNELTSSQLLKLEKENQMLLKSVEELKASSESGARLRLEKDNQKLSQQLEQLQAELTADRESLRSAESLSTDLLKEKGQLEKTLETLQQNSDRQVKGLEQENDHLNQTIASLRQRSQVSAEARVKDIEKENRVLHESIKETSSKLNKMEFERKQLRKDLEHYKEKGERAEELEMEVHRLEREKESLQKRLAALSITCGKVEVLEKENAELEAESRKLKKAADGLRNVSYQLEVLEKENTQLDEENLALRRMVESLRSTGAKAAQLELENKELESERTQLKKSLELLKASSKKNERLEVSYQSLEAENQRLQKALESGSRKIQQLQGELQDTEMENQSLQQSLEELKISSKGLEQLAQENTALEQENNQLERDQKQLEKENKRLRQQAEIKDSRLDEDNLRISHLEKENRTLGKELTALKDTCGRVKDLEKDNKELVKQATIDKKTLVTLREELVNEKLKTQQINNDLEKLTHELEKIGLDKEGLLRDEESSDDRFKLLECKLESTLKSSLEIKVEKIAALEARLQESSNLNQQLRHELKTVKKNYEALRQRQEEECSAQSSPARGREDTQSKWEKESQEATRELLKLKDRLIEVERNNATLQAEKQALRTQLKQLESQSGNLQAQILALQRQTASLQENNTTLQTQNAKLQVENSTLNSQSAALMSQNAQLQTQQSGTESERDVAIREKEELRSVYDLLLHDHEKLSALHERQALEYEDLIGKHGELKSGHKSLELQHRSLENRYNQLLKQKSELEQLERELTAEREKMMSDSRSHQDTAAQYQRLSEEHHTLSSTHQQLLKDNELLQTDHKSLKSQLNTARLEQTRLEAEFSKLKEQYQQLDITSTKLTNQCELLSQLKGNLEEENRHLLDQIQTLMLQNRTLLEQTMESKDLFHVEQRQYIDKLNELRRQKEKLEEKIMDQYKFYDPSPPRRRGNWIALKMRKLIKPKSRERMRSLTQTPSRSESSEGFLMLPQPDSQDSSSIGSGSNSLEDNLTHHSSRKRFEKSQTQASSNALKKLAFMRNRSKEKDQVKAVYRRSMSMNDLLQTMAVSGGQWSSSTDHLEAPDEAIGAQHGKEFGSMDYSGLSLTHGRNARLRSDTGAAVSSEDVTQSSWSERAQGVMNGSVSRPHSESSDLSVSLDSPATHSALEGKHRVTSAGSEVVSLQQFLEESTEPAESSGVSKERVKSRGILRSASSKASAVDSARAGQPGRPSLRKAESTRSKGSAPPRAGLSAQSKASSASLSERLDSSTGLPRASSVISTAEGSVRRTSIHELLSKDSRQPVLVDPAPARSQSEYSEPALHKSTSMPCRVQEPQPSSLQAFLGPSFTVDSIFLDSIFSEPAVTGGARNQTVLSLNTALVSNISGPPHKAKRSDEQPAEPEPDPEDGQSLWYEYGCV